From Draconibacterium halophilum, one genomic window encodes:
- a CDS encoding deoxycytidylate deaminase, with amino-acid sequence MSKDKKQILLDQRYLKMADIWSQNSYCKRRQVGALIVKDKMIISDGYNGTPSGFENICEDDENITKPYVLHAEANAITKVAKSGNSSDGATLYVTSSPCLECSKLIIQAGIKRVVFTESYRLEDGINLLKRADIEVKQVDI; translated from the coding sequence ATGAGCAAAGACAAAAAACAAATATTACTTGATCAGCGCTACCTGAAAATGGCCGATATCTGGTCGCAGAATTCATATTGCAAACGCCGCCAGGTAGGCGCGTTAATTGTAAAAGATAAAATGATCATTTCTGACGGATACAACGGGACACCGTCGGGTTTTGAAAATATTTGTGAAGACGACGAAAACATAACAAAACCTTATGTGCTGCATGCCGAAGCCAATGCAATTACAAAGGTTGCCAAGTCGGGAAACAGTAGCGACGGAGCCACTCTGTACGTAACTTCCTCGCCATGTTTGGAGTGTTCAAAACTCATCATTCAGGCAGGAATTAAACGTGTGGTGTTTACCGAAAGTTACCGACTGGAAGATGGAATAAACCTGTTAAAACGTGCCGATATTGAGGTAAAGCAGGTTGATATTTAG
- the porZ gene encoding type IX secretion system anionic LPS delivery protein PorZ — protein sequence MIKRFILSAIILLPFFVSQAQREQGSWHDYLSYNNASKIAVSPNKVYCLTEGGLFYYDLEDNSVNKFGDAIQLSDFGVKTIAYNDQNEVLVIAYENSNIDLLYDNGEVVNLSDIKRKTIVGNKVINNICFSGNEAYLACGFGIVVLNLERQEVKDTYYIGDGGSSLVVNDVETDNNSIFAATNQGIYRADKNEPNLANFANWIHVDDIPRADDVFNHLVNHAGNIIANYAAGEWYLDEMYILTNSTWEAYNSSIRYAFDIQSNGEYLTIASRSAVFIIDNNHSQIGRIDNYAFNNGTEEDVNPRSAGISADGSVWIADNNEVLVRYYNESFEQTLPPGPINNDMFFVGAFNSEIWMTPGSTTGFIRPLFQRYNNNGWTYFTEETHPELEGFHNILAIEVDPRDPNHFFAASWGGGLLEYRNDELVERYYNLNSPLETALPEQPNEPYTRVGGMSFDSEGNLWITNAECAHNLHKLSPTGDWESFELPEIANSRNVTTIIVNENEDKWMLVPGHDAYVVNRNGDQKRRLFVTTYFSNGTDEITTRMNDVFAIAEDQEGAIWIGSSKGVAVYSNPSRIWNSETFYATQPGLDLNDGIYHPLLETETVTAIAVDGANRKWLGTKNSGVFLVSETGEAEVEHFTTENSPLLSNNILSIAINEKNGEVFLGTDKGLISYQGEATGGADTYSDVYVYPNPVRETYDGPVTIAGLIENTDVKITDITGNLVYKTTSFGGQAVWDGNNLNGNRVKTGVYLVFCNDENGEETHITKILFIH from the coding sequence ATGATAAAACGATTTATACTTTCTGCAATTATTTTACTTCCGTTTTTTGTTTCGCAGGCACAACGCGAACAGGGATCGTGGCATGATTATCTTTCGTATAATAATGCCAGTAAAATTGCTGTTTCGCCCAATAAAGTTTACTGTTTAACCGAGGGTGGTTTGTTTTATTACGATCTGGAAGACAACAGTGTAAATAAGTTTGGCGATGCCATTCAGTTGTCGGATTTTGGAGTAAAAACCATCGCTTACAACGATCAGAATGAGGTGCTGGTGATTGCATACGAAAACAGCAATATCGATCTGCTTTATGATAATGGAGAGGTTGTTAACCTGTCGGATATAAAGCGGAAAACCATTGTTGGAAACAAGGTCATCAACAACATTTGTTTCTCCGGAAATGAAGCTTATTTGGCCTGTGGTTTTGGAATTGTAGTGCTGAACCTTGAAAGGCAGGAAGTAAAAGACACCTACTATATCGGCGACGGTGGATCTTCCCTGGTAGTGAATGATGTTGAAACAGATAACAATTCGATTTTTGCTGCTACCAATCAGGGAATTTACCGGGCAGATAAAAATGAACCCAATCTGGCCAATTTTGCCAACTGGATTCATGTAGATGATATTCCGCGCGCTGATGATGTTTTTAATCATCTGGTTAATCATGCGGGGAACATAATTGCCAATTATGCAGCGGGCGAGTGGTACCTGGATGAAATGTATATTCTTACTAACAGTACCTGGGAGGCTTACAATTCGTCTATTCGCTATGCTTTTGATATACAAAGTAATGGTGAATATTTAACCATTGCCAGTCGCAGTGCTGTATTTATTATCGATAACAATCATTCGCAAATCGGACGGATCGATAACTACGCATTTAATAATGGGACGGAAGAAGACGTCAATCCACGAAGTGCGGGCATTTCTGCCGACGGTTCGGTTTGGATTGCTGATAATAATGAAGTGTTGGTACGCTATTACAACGAAAGCTTTGAGCAAACCTTACCTCCAGGGCCAATAAATAACGACATGTTTTTTGTTGGAGCATTTAATTCAGAAATTTGGATGACTCCGGGTAGTACTACAGGGTTTATCAGGCCCCTTTTCCAGCGTTATAATAACAATGGATGGACTTATTTTACCGAAGAAACACATCCTGAGTTGGAGGGATTTCATAACATTTTGGCTATAGAAGTGGATCCCCGCGATCCAAATCACTTTTTTGCTGCCAGCTGGGGTGGTGGCTTGTTAGAGTACCGCAATGATGAATTGGTGGAACGGTATTATAATCTGAATAGCCCGCTGGAAACGGCATTGCCGGAGCAGCCCAATGAGCCGTATACACGAGTAGGAGGAATGAGTTTCGATTCGGAGGGGAACTTATGGATTACCAACGCTGAATGCGCGCATAATTTGCATAAGTTATCGCCAACCGGCGATTGGGAATCGTTTGAATTGCCCGAGATTGCCAATAGCCGAAATGTTACCACTATCATTGTGAATGAAAATGAGGACAAGTGGATGTTGGTTCCGGGGCACGATGCCTACGTGGTGAACAGAAACGGTGATCAGAAGAGAAGATTGTTTGTAACCACCTATTTTAGCAACGGTACCGATGAGATTACTACGCGAATGAATGATGTGTTTGCTATTGCTGAAGATCAGGAGGGTGCCATTTGGATTGGGAGTTCAAAAGGAGTGGCAGTGTATAGTAACCCGTCGAGAATATGGAATTCGGAAACTTTTTATGCTACTCAACCGGGGCTCGATTTAAATGATGGTATCTATCATCCACTGTTGGAAACCGAAACTGTTACTGCTATTGCCGTTGACGGCGCTAACCGAAAATGGCTGGGAACTAAAAACTCAGGAGTATTTTTAGTGTCGGAAACAGGCGAGGCAGAAGTTGAACATTTTACAACCGAAAACAGTCCCTTACTTTCAAATAATATTCTGTCAATTGCCATAAATGAGAAAAACGGAGAGGTATTTTTAGGAACCGACAAAGGGTTAATTTCCTATCAGGGTGAAGCAACAGGTGGAGCAGATACGTACAGCGATGTGTACGTTTATCCAAATCCGGTTAGAGAAACTTACGATGGTCCGGTAACGATTGCCGGGTTAATTGAAAATACCGATGTAAAAATTACCGACATCACCGGTAATTTGGTATACAAAACCACATCGTTTGGTGGCCAGGCAGTTTGGGACGGGAATAACCTGAACGGCAACCGTGTAAAAACCGGTGTTTACCTGGTATTTTGTAATGATGAAAATGGCGAAGAAACCCACATCACAAAAATATTGTTTATCCATTGA
- a CDS encoding 3'(2'),5'-bisphosphate nucleotidase CysQ family protein, with protein sequence MDLNKVYSVIDVLAKAGKAIIEVYESNDFDEQRKSDNTAVTRADKASSKIINEGLAEIFPDNPVLDEEINFPEYTIRKTWENYFLVDPLDGTKEFIKRNGEFCINIALINKTAPVNGWIYEPLKEKGWYCGKGDGVFEFDNTGNFVKIEKPGAYNGKIRVATSRSFFKPREAELIKKMKRNFELEILHCGSSKKQIEIIKGNADMYLKAGPCSEWDTAPGQLMVEEFGGTVFRQDNFETMAYNKADLINPYFIMLNERLNTPNLLLLCNK encoded by the coding sequence ATGGACTTAAACAAGGTATATAGTGTTATTGATGTGCTGGCCAAAGCCGGAAAAGCGATTATTGAAGTGTACGAAAGCAACGACTTTGATGAACAGCGTAAATCGGATAATACCGCGGTTACCCGGGCCGACAAAGCATCGAGTAAAATTATTAATGAAGGCCTCGCAGAAATTTTCCCTGATAATCCTGTTTTAGACGAAGAAATAAATTTCCCGGAATACACAATCCGAAAAACCTGGGAAAACTATTTTTTGGTCGATCCGTTGGATGGCACCAAGGAGTTTATAAAACGAAACGGCGAATTCTGTATTAACATAGCCCTGATTAATAAAACTGCGCCGGTAAACGGATGGATTTATGAACCGCTAAAAGAAAAAGGCTGGTACTGTGGAAAAGGAGACGGAGTATTTGAGTTCGACAATACCGGTAATTTCGTAAAAATTGAGAAACCGGGAGCTTATAATGGAAAAATCAGAGTGGCTACCAGTCGTTCGTTTTTTAAGCCCCGCGAAGCCGAATTGATCAAAAAAATGAAACGCAATTTTGAGCTGGAAATCCTTCATTGCGGCAGTTCAAAAAAGCAAATTGAGATCATAAAAGGAAATGCCGATATGTACCTGAAAGCAGGACCATGCTCGGAGTGGGATACCGCACCCGGCCAATTGATGGTGGAAGAATTTGGCGGCACTGTTTTTCGTCAGGATAATTTTGAAACCATGGCTTACAACAAAGCCGATCTTATTAATCCATACTTTATAATGCTTAATGAAAGGCTCAATACCCCGAATTTGTTGCTTTTATGCAACAAATAA
- a CDS encoding SPOR domain-containing protein, which produces MNRIVILLAVLAITASSCKIFQKSSGQAESQYTTDTTAPTKVFTVPGSETNTQPTAVTKPEPVVDEKPIAMRKEQVSFTNETDQSANEANTFFVILGSFSQLDNAKNYRTTLIDEGFTPIILHSETGYYRVCVNSYKSETEARGRVAQVRNAFPKYSDVWLLIKG; this is translated from the coding sequence ATGAACAGGATAGTTATTCTTTTGGCAGTTCTTGCAATTACTGCATCTTCTTGTAAAATATTCCAAAAATCGTCGGGTCAGGCCGAGTCGCAATATACGACCGACACCACAGCACCCACAAAAGTGTTTACCGTTCCGGGTAGCGAAACTAATACGCAGCCAACTGCGGTTACAAAACCCGAACCTGTAGTTGACGAGAAACCAATTGCTATGCGTAAAGAGCAGGTTTCTTTTACCAATGAAACCGACCAGAGCGCAAATGAGGCAAATACATTTTTTGTTATTCTCGGATCGTTTAGCCAGTTAGACAATGCAAAAAATTACCGTACAACGCTTATCGACGAAGGTTTTACGCCAATTATTTTGCACAGCGAAACCGGCTATTACCGTGTTTGTGTAAATTCGTATAAGAGCGAAACCGAAGCACGAGGCCGAGTAGCACAAGTTCGTAATGCTTTCCCGAAATACTCTGACGTATGGCTTTTAATTAAAGGATAA
- the recO gene encoding DNA repair protein RecO, with the protein MITATEGIVLHTIKYGESSVITTVFTKEFGRQSYLINAARSRKSKNKAGLLQPLFMVELEAYQKQNRDLQRIRTLKNLNTYQEIPFDIVKSTQAIFLAEVLYKTIHEQESYPELFEFIKNALLYLDLMDEGKTNFHLYFLFHLTEYLGFMPDTTQVGFQGWLDLQKGAVVPFEPSHPMFANKEATAILVKLALLKLNELNSLKMKRSMRDSLIEKLIDYYRLHFDTLGEIKSLKVLQEVFS; encoded by the coding sequence ATGATAACGGCTACGGAAGGCATTGTTTTACACACGATAAAATATGGCGAAAGCAGTGTTATCACCACTGTTTTTACCAAAGAATTTGGCCGGCAAAGTTATCTGATCAATGCTGCCCGGAGCCGAAAATCAAAAAATAAAGCGGGTTTATTGCAGCCCTTATTTATGGTTGAACTGGAAGCCTACCAGAAGCAAAACCGCGATCTGCAGCGAATTAGAACGCTGAAAAACCTGAACACTTACCAGGAAATTCCTTTTGACATTGTAAAGTCTACACAGGCTATCTTTCTGGCCGAGGTGTTGTATAAAACCATCCACGAACAGGAAAGTTACCCGGAATTGTTTGAGTTTATAAAAAACGCTTTGCTTTATCTCGATCTGATGGATGAGGGCAAGACAAATTTTCATTTGTATTTTCTCTTTCATTTAACCGAGTACCTCGGATTTATGCCCGATACAACACAAGTTGGTTTTCAGGGCTGGCTCGATCTGCAAAAAGGAGCAGTGGTGCCTTTCGAGCCATCGCACCCAATGTTTGCGAACAAGGAAGCAACAGCAATTCTGGTAAAACTGGCTTTGTTGAAGCTAAACGAATTAAATAGTTTGAAAATGAAACGCAGCATGCGCGATTCGCTGATTGAAAAATTGATTGATTATTACCGCTTGCATTTTGATACGCTGGGCGAAATAAAATCGTTAAAAGTGCTTCAGGAGGTTTTTTCCTGA
- a CDS encoding choice-of-anchor J domain-containing protein, with protein sequence MKKITFIFAILALIFATACNSLDDIHEDIDAMDNPIVGDAEYTLTDEDYDELELSYGNFSSEDDAKSILPGFLSEKYPVWGNGSSVLLGYKLYVGSAPGVSDYTYADAYSVANDEYPQGSLGAVGFFPDEAPADYIADILNDNVSNAEEGDNLLVQYKQYTSEPVAGYSNFYEVDFTDGSLNSYEAFSVVGDQVWEATNYGAKMSGYAGGSQDNEDWLVSPAIDLSDASNLLFQVSQIINYSSELDLLNIMVSTDYTTGEAPSTATWTALTIETKPDGSNWDPVESELIDFSAYEGETIHVAFKYESTTETSATWEIENFVIKAAGVEGETVSKEIFYTYDGEEWEAAEGAYFLSDADFDAMGEEYGRPGYYNNFSSSISPGDYLSTFMATNYAYGQEEDEMIIVYDYYSSSSGAQWRGTLFNYTGGEWVEYESVQDVTLQFAHDGNAWVPDNTIKYAFTGDDYAYVVDQLGSTYPSETGNLSNYGNFNKFSWTDEMLLESVTLVIENNFPSAEEGQKFAVTYTVYDGSTHDETMNIILEGGVYVLQ encoded by the coding sequence ATGAAAAAGATAACATTCATATTCGCAATACTTGCATTGATTTTTGCGACAGCATGTAACTCGCTGGATGATATACATGAGGATATCGATGCAATGGACAATCCAATCGTTGGAGATGCTGAATATACGCTGACCGATGAAGATTACGACGAACTGGAACTAAGCTACGGAAACTTCAGCAGCGAAGACGATGCCAAATCAATACTTCCCGGTTTCTTATCAGAAAAATACCCGGTTTGGGGAAATGGTTCTTCTGTACTGCTTGGCTACAAATTATATGTTGGTTCGGCACCTGGTGTTAGCGATTATACTTATGCCGATGCATACAGCGTAGCTAACGATGAATATCCTCAGGGATCACTTGGAGCTGTTGGTTTCTTCCCTGATGAAGCCCCTGCAGACTATATTGCAGATATCCTTAATGACAATGTGAGCAACGCGGAAGAAGGAGACAACCTTTTGGTGCAGTACAAACAATACACCTCCGAGCCTGTTGCCGGATATTCAAATTTTTACGAAGTTGATTTCACCGATGGCAGTTTAAATTCGTACGAAGCTTTCAGCGTTGTTGGCGACCAAGTTTGGGAAGCAACAAACTACGGTGCAAAAATGTCGGGATATGCAGGTGGTAGCCAAGACAATGAAGACTGGTTGGTTTCTCCAGCAATTGACTTAAGCGACGCATCTAATTTATTGTTTCAGGTGAGCCAGATCATCAACTATTCAAGCGAGCTTGATCTGCTTAATATTATGGTCTCAACGGATTATACAACAGGCGAAGCACCATCTACCGCAACATGGACTGCTTTAACAATAGAAACAAAACCTGACGGAAGCAACTGGGATCCGGTAGAATCAGAATTAATTGATTTCTCGGCTTACGAAGGCGAAACTATTCACGTTGCATTCAAATACGAATCAACTACTGAAACCTCGGCTACATGGGAAATAGAAAACTTTGTAATTAAAGCTGCCGGTGTTGAAGGCGAAACAGTATCAAAAGAAATCTTCTACACATACGATGGTGAAGAATGGGAAGCAGCAGAAGGCGCATACTTCTTAAGCGATGCCGATTTCGATGCAATGGGTGAAGAGTATGGTCGTCCGGGCTACTACAATAATTTCAGCAGCTCAATCTCCCCTGGTGATTACCTGTCAACGTTCATGGCAACCAATTATGCATACGGGCAGGAAGAAGATGAGATGATTATCGTTTACGATTATTACTCAAGCTCGAGCGGTGCACAGTGGCGTGGTACATTATTCAACTACACCGGCGGCGAATGGGTAGAATACGAATCAGTACAAGATGTGACCTTGCAATTTGCACACGACGGTAATGCCTGGGTACCCGACAATACGATTAAATATGCTTTCACAGGTGATGACTACGCATATGTTGTTGATCAGCTGGGTTCGACATATCCATCAGAAACAGGTAACCTGTCAAACTACGGTAACTTTAACAAATTCTCGTGGACAGATGAAATGCTCCTTGAATCAGTAACTTTAGTTATCGAAAACAACTTCCCATCAGCAGAAGAAGGTCAGAAGTTCGCAGTGACTTACACTGTATACGATGGTTCAACTCACGACGAAACAATGAACATCATTTTAGAAGGTGGTGTTTACGTACTTCAGTAA
- the nadA gene encoding quinolinate synthase NadA has product MEQLQINKMLDEKGYIEETIDPSLKLVEEITRLKKEKNAVILSHFYVEGELQDIADYVGDSLGLAQAAASTDAEMIVFVGVHFMAETAKIINPDKKVILPDLKASCSLAESAPADKFAEFKAQYPDHKVITYVNATAALKTMSDIVCTSANAEKIVDSFPEDEKLIFAPDKNLGNYINSITGRSMVLWNGACMVHEQYSVEKIIDLMDKNPDAEFIAHPECEKPVLLLAKHIGSTTALLNYVQSSDAKKFIVATESGILHQMTKACPDKVFIPAPSNDSTCACNDCEYMKLNSLQKLYICLKHEQPEVTLPEDVIEKARIPIQRMLEISK; this is encoded by the coding sequence ATGGAACAGCTTCAGATAAATAAAATGTTGGACGAAAAGGGTTATATTGAAGAAACAATTGATCCGAGCCTTAAATTGGTTGAAGAAATTACACGCCTGAAAAAGGAAAAGAACGCTGTAATACTCAGCCACTTCTACGTTGAGGGCGAATTACAGGACATCGCCGATTACGTTGGCGACAGCCTTGGGTTAGCCCAGGCGGCGGCCAGCACCGATGCTGAGATGATTGTTTTTGTGGGCGTGCATTTTATGGCCGAAACAGCCAAAATCATCAATCCCGATAAAAAAGTGATCCTTCCCGACCTGAAAGCAAGTTGTTCGCTGGCAGAGTCGGCACCGGCTGATAAATTTGCTGAATTCAAAGCCCAATATCCCGACCATAAGGTAATTACCTATGTAAATGCAACGGCCGCATTAAAAACCATGTCCGACATTGTTTGTACATCGGCCAATGCCGAAAAAATTGTCGACAGTTTCCCTGAAGATGAGAAGCTGATTTTTGCTCCGGATAAAAACCTTGGAAACTACATTAACAGCATAACCGGCCGCAGCATGGTGTTGTGGAACGGAGCCTGCATGGTTCACGAGCAATATTCGGTTGAAAAGATTATTGACCTGATGGACAAAAATCCTGATGCTGAATTTATCGCACATCCCGAATGCGAAAAACCGGTATTACTACTGGCTAAACATATCGGCTCAACTACTGCCCTGCTAAACTACGTGCAAAGCAGCGATGCAAAGAAATTTATTGTAGCCACCGAAAGTGGTATTCTGCACCAGATGACCAAAGCGTGTCCGGATAAGGTATTTATTCCGGCGCCATCAAACGACTCAACATGCGCCTGCAACGATTGCGAATACATGAAACTAAACAGCCTGCAAAAACTTTACATCTGTTTAAAACATGAGCAGCCGGAGGTTACACTTCCTGAAGATGTAATTGAGAAAGCCCGCATCCCAATTCAACGGATGTTGGAGATATCAAAATAA
- the amrB gene encoding AmmeMemoRadiSam system protein B, translated as MIFNKSNNREPAVAGQFYPSSANTLRNELEEFFSQATDVKTSQPLRAIVSPHAGYIFSGEVAAAAFNQIPANKSYKNVFVLASSHRYSFGGASVYTDGNYETPLGEITVNKKTGKQLMASSSVFADHTESHYHEHSLEVQLPFLQYRLANNFKLVPIILGTNSPSTCKKLAKALQPYFTANNLFVVSTDFSHFPTYENAKLVDQLTADAICKNHPKKLLKTLEKNKNKPIENLATSLCGWTSVLTLLYLTKNKNFEFKQLTYKNSGDSQLYGGKDRVVGYWALGVYEKAVFEISASEKQEILQLARNSIARFLGTDVKENTHKKYDDSILDKKAGAFISIYIDNDLRGCIGGFAGEKTLREMIKRFAVSATNDQRFDPVEASELDRMTLEVSVLTPLKKIKSIDEIELGKHGIYIKSGFNSGTFLPQVVEKTGWSKKEFLGRCSKNKAGIGWNGWKTAELYTYEVVIVKDNQEKTS; from the coding sequence ATGATATTCAATAAAAGTAATAACAGGGAGCCGGCGGTGGCCGGACAATTTTACCCTTCTTCGGCAAACACCTTACGAAATGAATTGGAAGAATTTTTCAGCCAGGCCACTGATGTAAAGACATCACAACCGCTTCGTGCAATCGTTTCGCCGCATGCAGGTTACATTTTTAGCGGAGAGGTTGCTGCTGCCGCGTTCAATCAAATTCCGGCAAATAAAAGCTATAAGAATGTATTTGTTCTTGCATCGAGCCACCGTTATTCCTTTGGCGGCGCGTCGGTTTATACCGATGGAAATTACGAAACACCGCTGGGCGAAATTACTGTGAATAAGAAGACCGGGAAACAACTTATGGCCTCATCGTCGGTATTTGCCGACCATACCGAGTCGCACTATCACGAACACAGCCTTGAAGTTCAACTACCGTTTTTGCAATATCGTTTGGCTAATAATTTTAAACTTGTCCCAATTATTCTTGGAACCAACTCGCCCAGTACCTGCAAGAAGTTGGCAAAAGCACTGCAACCTTATTTTACAGCCAACAATTTATTTGTTGTCAGCACCGATTTTTCGCATTTTCCAACTTATGAAAATGCAAAGTTAGTAGACCAGTTAACGGCTGATGCCATTTGCAAAAACCACCCAAAAAAATTGTTGAAAACACTCGAAAAGAATAAAAACAAACCAATTGAAAATTTGGCCACCTCGTTGTGCGGCTGGACTTCGGTATTAACGCTGTTGTACCTTACCAAAAACAAAAATTTTGAATTTAAGCAACTGACCTATAAAAACTCGGGCGACAGCCAGCTTTATGGTGGAAAAGACCGCGTTGTTGGCTATTGGGCGCTGGGTGTTTACGAGAAAGCTGTTTTTGAAATCAGCGCTTCAGAAAAACAGGAAATTTTACAACTGGCCCGAAATTCAATTGCCCGGTTTTTGGGAACAGACGTGAAAGAAAATACGCACAAAAAGTACGATGACAGCATATTGGATAAGAAAGCCGGAGCTTTTATCAGCATTTATATCGACAATGATTTGCGTGGCTGCATTGGCGGGTTTGCCGGTGAAAAAACCTTACGCGAAATGATCAAACGTTTTGCCGTTTCGGCTACAAACGACCAACGTTTTGATCCGGTTGAAGCTTCTGAACTGGATAGAATGACGCTGGAAGTTTCGGTTTTAACACCTTTGAAAAAAATTAAATCGATTGATGAAATTGAGCTGGGCAAACACGGCATTTATATTAAAAGCGGGTTTAACTCGGGCACTTTTCTGCCACAGGTTGTTGAAAAAACAGGGTGGAGCAAAAAGGAATTTTTGGGAAGATGCTCGAAAAACAAAGCCGGAATTGGATGGAACGGTTGGAAAACGGCCGAACTTTATACCTACGAGGTAGTGATTGTAAAAGATAATCAGGAAAAAACCTCCTGA
- a CDS encoding S41 family peptidase encodes MNKKTTILLPVLIAIAVAAGILIGNMLSRNATTPAFHGMGFSQPNKISTILDLINKGYVDSVNTSEIVEETIPEILKKLDPHTNYIPAKDMLEVQEEMSGNFSGIGVQFSIQEDTVRVIEVISGGPSSQVGVLPGDRIVSVNDSVIAGVDVRNNTVMSLLRGEKNSKVSVGVMRSGYDGELDFEITRGDIPLYSVDVAYMIDNETGFIKVSRFANTTYREFVEGMLKLKDSGAQKVIIDLRSNPGGSLVGVLQMVDEFLKKGEPILYTEGINQPRKTYNASAKATFSDIDVYVMIDEFSASASEIFAGAMQDNDRGFVIGRRSFGKGLVQEQIPLMDGSALRLTVARFYTPSGRCIQSSYDDGNEEYYNHIYERFHNMEQLVADSIHFDDSLRYETKGGRVVYGGGGIMPDFLFRLIPLEIRNISTRFTARD; translated from the coding sequence ATGAACAAGAAAACAACAATACTTTTACCAGTACTGATTGCAATAGCCGTTGCAGCAGGAATTCTGATCGGGAATATGCTGAGTCGAAATGCCACTACTCCGGCTTTTCATGGCATGGGATTTTCTCAACCCAATAAAATTTCCACCATTCTCGATTTAATCAATAAAGGATATGTCGACAGTGTTAATACCAGCGAAATTGTTGAGGAGACGATTCCTGAGATTCTGAAAAAACTGGATCCGCACACCAACTATATTCCTGCAAAAGATATGCTCGAAGTGCAGGAAGAAATGAGCGGTAACTTTTCGGGTATCGGCGTTCAGTTCTCCATTCAGGAAGATACGGTTCGGGTGATAGAAGTAATTTCCGGGGGCCCGTCGAGCCAGGTGGGCGTATTACCTGGCGACCGCATTGTGAGTGTAAACGACTCAGTAATTGCCGGAGTAGATGTTCGGAATAATACAGTGATGTCGTTGTTGCGCGGTGAAAAGAATTCGAAAGTGAGTGTTGGCGTGATGCGCTCGGGCTACGATGGTGAGCTGGATTTTGAAATCACCCGTGGCGATATTCCGCTTTACAGTGTTGACGTGGCGTATATGATTGACAACGAAACCGGCTTTATTAAAGTGAGCCGTTTTGCCAATACCACCTACCGCGAGTTTGTGGAAGGAATGCTGAAACTAAAGGATTCCGGAGCACAGAAAGTGATTATCGATTTACGCAGTAACCCCGGTGGATCGCTGGTAGGCGTGTTGCAAATGGTTGACGAATTTCTGAAAAAAGGAGAACCCATTCTGTATACCGAAGGGATTAATCAACCCCGAAAAACTTACAATGCCTCAGCAAAAGCTACTTTCTCGGATATCGATGTTTATGTGATGATTGACGAGTTTTCGGCATCGGCAAGCGAAATTTTTGCCGGCGCTATGCAGGATAATGATCGCGGGTTTGTAATCGGACGTCGCTCGTTTGGAAAAGGATTGGTACAGGAGCAAATTCCACTGATGGACGGCTCGGCACTACGCCTTACTGTAGCACGTTTTTATACACCCAGCGGACGTTGTATTCAAAGCTCCTACGATGATGGTAACGAAGAATATTACAACCATATTTACGAGCGTTTTCATAACATGGAGCAGTTGGTAGCCGACAGTATTCATTTTGATGACTCGCTGCGCTACGAAACCAAAGGCGGACGTGTTGTTTATGGCGGTGGCGGTATAATGCCCGATTTTTTGTTCCGGTTGATACCACTGGAAATTCGGAATATTTCAACCAGATTTACCGCAAGGGATTGA